One Setaria italica strain Yugu1 chromosome II, Setaria_italica_v2.0, whole genome shotgun sequence DNA segment encodes these proteins:
- the LOC101782910 gene encoding purine permease 2-like — protein sequence MDVEAGSDSPPARGRSKAMHRLLVALNCVMLGVGVTGGQLLSRLYFNKGGHRQWLAAWFQTAGWPPLLIAVAAAYAGRRARDRGARFLPTPPRIHLAAAGIGLIIGADNFLYAYGLEFLPVSTSAILISTQLIFTVLFAFLIVRQRLTAPTVNAVALLTAGAVVLGLHVSSDRIAGVSRGQYWLGFVLTLGAAVLYGLIMPLVELAYKHAADGGRAVTYALVVEIQLVMGFVATAFCTVGMIVNKDFHVRATCRLPLSLLH from the coding sequence ATGGACGTGGAAGCGGGGAGTGACTCACCACCCGCGCGCGGGCGCAGCAAGGCGATGCACCGCCTCCTGGTGGCGCTCAACTGCGTGATGCTCGGGGTCGGCGTCACGGGCGGGCAGCTCCTCAGCCGCCTCTACTTCAACAAGGGCGGCCACCGGCAGTGGCTCGCCGCGTGGTTCCAGACCGCCGGCTGGCCGCCGTTGCTGATCGCCGTGGCGGCCGCctacgccggccgccgcgcgcgcgaccGGGGCGCCAGGTTCCTGCCCACCCCGCCGCGCATACACCTGGCCGCCGCGGGGATCGGCCTCATCATCGGCGCCGACAATTTCCTCTACGCCTACGGGCTGGAGTTCCTGCCCGTCTCCACCTCCGCGATCCTCATCTCGACACAGCTCATCTTCACGGTGCTCTTCGCGTTCCTCATCGTGCGGCAACGGCTGACGGCGCCGACCGTGAACGCCGTGGCGCTCCTGACGGCGGGCGCCGTCGTGCTGGGCCTGCACGTGTCCTCCGACCGCATCGCGGGCGTCAGCAGGGGCCAGTACTGGCTGGGATTCGTGCTCACCCTCGGCGCCGCGGTGCTGTACGGGCTGATCATGCCGCTGGTCGAGCTCGCGTACAAGCACGCCGCGGACGGCGGGCGCGCCGTGACGTACGCGCTGGTGGTGGAGATACAGCTGGTGATGGGGTTCGTCGCCACCGCGTTCTGCACCGTCGGCATGATCGTCAACAAAGACTTCCATGTGCGTGCCACGTGTCGACTACCCCTTTCACTTCTGCACTAG
- the LOC101756554 gene encoding purine permease 3 gives MDVEARKDAAPARGKAMRRLLVALNCGMLALGAIGGPLLSRLYFSKGGHRQWLSAWLETAGWPLLLVPVVAAYVARRARDRAAPALLTPPRILLAAVGLGVATGVDDFIYAYGLSYLPVSTSAILISTQLAFTVLFAFLIVRQRLTAASVNAVALLTVGAVVLGLHVSSDRPPGVTRGQYWLGFILTLGAAALYGLVLPLVELAYRRAAGGGRAVTYALVIEMQLVMGFFATAFCTVGMIVNKDFQAIPREAKHFELGEARYYTVLVWSAVLWQCFFLGAVGVIFCVHTLLAGILIAVFIPVTEVAAVIFLHEKFSSEKGVALVLSLWGLASYSYGEWSDSRAKKKAEAAAEGQAS, from the exons ATGGACGTGGAAGCGCGCAAGGAcgcggcgcccgcgcgcggcaaGGCGATGCGCCGCCTCCTGGTGGCGCTCAACTGCGGGATGCTCGCGCTGGGTGCCATCGGCGGGCCGCTCCTCAGCCGCCTCTACTTCAGCAAGGGCGGCCACCGTCAGTGGCTGTCCGCGTGGCTCGAGACCGCCGGCTGGCCGCTGCTGCTGGTCCCCGTGGTGGCGGCTTAcgtcgcccgccgcgcgcgcgaccGGGCCGCCCCGGCCCTCCTCACCCCGCCGCGCATCCTGCTGGCCGCGGTGGGCCTCGGCGTCGCCACGGGCGTGGACGACTTCATCTACGCCTACGGGCTCTCGTACCTCCCCGTGTCCACCTCCGCGATCCTCATCTCGACGCAGCTCGCGTTCACGGTGCTCTTCGCGTTCCTCATCGTGCGGCAGCGGCTGACCGCCGCGTCCGTGAACGCCGTGGCGCTCCTCACCGTGGGCGCCGTCGTGCTGGGGCTGCACGTCTCCTCCGACCGGCCCCCCGGGGTCACCAGGGGCCAGTACTGGCTGGGGTTCATCCTCacgctcggcgccgccgcgctctacGGCCTGGTCCTGCCGCTGGTCGAGCTCGCGTAcaggcgcgccgccggcggcgggcgcgccgtGACGTACGCGCTGGTGATAGAGATGCAGCTGGTGATGGGGTTCTTCGCCACCGCGTTCTGCACCGTGGGCATGATCGTGAACAAGGATTTCCAG GCGATCCCAAGGGAGGCGAAGCACTTCGAGCTAGGGGAGGCCCGGTACTACACGGTGCTGGTGTGGTCGGCCGTGCTGTGGCAGTGCTTCTTCCTGGGCGCCGTGGGGGTCATCTTCTGCGTGCACACGCTGCTCGCGGGCATCCTCATCGCCGTGTTCATCCCGGTCACGGAGGTGGCCGCCGTGATCTTCCTGCACGAGAAGTTCAGCAGCGAGAAGGGCGTGGCGCTGGTGCTCTCGCTCTGGGGCCTCGCGTCCTACTCCTACGGCGAGTGGAGCGACTCCAGGGCCAAGAAGAAGGCTGAGGCCGCCGCGGAAGGCCAGGCCTCGTGA